GAAACTATTCACCATGTTTTAAGGATAAGAAGATTGATTTATTTTTGGCAAGTATTTGCTTCGAGGTGCAGAGTGGCTCCCGGGAGGGTTTTGTAGGGCTTGGTCGCGACCGCGCACTTTTAGCGTGGTTCTAGTGCATGGTGAGGCATTACACTTTCATTACATACGACATCAATTGAATAAATATTACTTATTCATAATTATTTCGTTAAGATTTTAAATATGTTTCCAATCCAATTTTAATCTAGGAATACCTTTAAGATGTCCGTCCCGCAATGTAGCGCCGTAATATCCGTGTTTCAACAACAGAATCTGTTTAGGAACTTTTATTTGCAGTTGATCAAGGAGGTTTGAGAAACAACTCTCAATTAAGACATGTCCTTTAGCAGTTTCTAATAACTTCAACCAATCAAATACGCTTCCAGTGTCATTGGATATATTTATAGTTGTGTCTTTATCAAAAGGCCATGCATAATCTTTGACAGTATCTGATGAGCTGGTTTGACGGATAATATGCCCCCATTCAGATTCGAGCGGATAGCTGCCTTTGATCATTTTAGCGTAATATAAAGAATCCTCAGACGCTTTATGTCTTTTAATACTTAGGTTCCACTTTTCTTCAAATGGAACTTCTGCAATGGCATATTTCATTTCATCAAATGACAAGGTGTCATTATGATTCAAATACCAATCAGTATTATAACTATTTGCGCCAGGAATGGTAAATGCCAAATCAATAACACGATTACAATTATTCTGAAAACATATTTGATGTGCTGCTATACAATCAAAATTGTTCAACGGAATGAACTGAACATAGTCAACATATCCTATAAAATTTTTAATTAAATCGACATGAATCGGCCAAATGACTGACCATCCTCTGTCGAAATACCATTTAGCAATAGGTAGACATATAATAATGTCTCCTATTTTTCCGGGCTGTATAATTCCTAATTTTTTCATTTATCTAATAACTTATTACACAACTAGCCAATTCCAAGAGTCGTGATAGTTAATAATTGGAAAGTGCCGCATCAATAACTAGACTATCGGCAGGTCGAACTGCCGCTAATATGTCAAAATAATAAATCGTGCGATTCGCAAGGCCTAGGTTCTGTCTCCAAATGTACTCCATAAGCTGAATAATTTCCCGAATTTGACTTGAGCGAAACATCACCTCTCCAAAATTATCAAAAATTGTAAAATCGTTATATCCTTCCGAGAGAAGAGATTCTAGGGTTTCACGAAACCCGTTTTTTTGAGCAGCATCGCTATATTGGAGCTCAAAAAATATAATAGGCTTGTATTTCTTGATTGTCGATGAAGCAGAATTCAAGACATCATAATCAAAGCCATCAACGTCCGTTTTTAACAAACAGACCCTCGTATGAGGGGCCTCCTCAATAACCAAATCCAAAGACTTTGAATTTATTTCTCCACCGACGTTTAAAATAGCGTGCTTTGATCCCGAGGTGCCATCGAGCTGAACATTGGCTACATCCTTGCCAATAAGGCTCTTGATAGCGAGAGCCTTTAGCCGCCCATCGAATCCTCTTATTATATTAATATTACTTACTAGAAAATCAAAGAATTCATCATCCGGCTCAATGCAAATGTAATTCATCAAAGGATTGTGATTAAACATTCCCGCTAATGTGTCGCCGACATTCGCGCCAACGTCGATTACCGTATCGCTTGGGTCAAGATAACCAACGAGATTTGGGAGAAAACGGTCATATTTAGGATATAATTTTTGATATGTAGGCAACATGTGGTTGCTAGGGAGTTCGATATAAAATCTTTCATACTTATGCTGAATCTTCACCTGCACACCTCAGTACCTTTCAGGAATACAATAATTTTAGTCAAGGCACGATATCAGTTTGTCAATCACAAATCATGACAAAATTTAAACTTTTTATCTGACTCGCAAAAACAGATCTAATTTCGACCGGTTTTTAAAGCTGCTTTCCTTCAGCATGGGGTGAACTAGTTCTGCGTCGGGGTCGATATGTAAATTCCGCCCTTTCTTAAACAACTATAATTCAAAAATAGTAGTGGGCTGAGAACCGTCCCGCAGGGGCCGGATGGGGGGGGGGAAGCATGTAAGGGCATTGGTATAAGGGCATTTGTAAGGGGTTACTTTCTAGGCAACAGTCCCAATCAACTACCGACTAGGCTAAAGTAAGGCTAAGGTAACCTCGGCATTCTTACTAGCCTGAGATCGGATCTGATGGGCGCTGATGCAGCAGTTTACTAGGATATCGCTAGCATCACGATTATTGCGCCGTGAAAAGTATACGATTGCGTCATGTACAAGCTCGTTAAAGAGCAGCGAGCGTTTGGTGTGCAGCGCGCTGAGATCCGATTCAATGCCAACTGTATTACATGGAGTAATTGCGGTCACGTCGCTCTGAAAGAACCACAGGGAGCGACGAGAGAACTCAGAGGTATCTAGCTCAATGGATTGCATGGTGGATTTTATTGCGGCTAAGGGGTCGGTCTGAGATGTGGTGTGGCAGGGCGTTGCTTTCGAGGACCTTGAAGATTGGTCAGTAAGGTAAGAAGCTATAAGCCGTACCCCCTCTTCGAGTAGCTCCGTTGTTTTGAGTGATTCGGTGCTACCAGCGCGCGCCAGTATACGCACGAACTCAAGCCACTCAAGGGAGCGCCGTGCTATAGGACTCTCAGCCGCAAGGCTCTCCGGTATAATAATAGTCCCGGATTGCAAGATGTATGTCAGGGCTTTTGATGCTACGGAGGCGTTCTCTCTAAATGGGCTAAAAGCTGGGGCTGCTTCGATAAGTATCCTTTGATAGCGGTTTGTAGGCCCAATACTCATTACGACGCGCTCATCACAGCGGTTGTAGTTAAAGACGGTGCGATAGCGGTGCATGTATGAGAGGAGAGCGCCTATAAGATCGCCAGGTCGTTTCTCGGACGATTGAAGCTTTTT
The Pseudomonadota bacterium genome window above contains:
- a CDS encoding FkbM family methyltransferase; protein product: MKIQHKYERFYIELPSNHMLPTYQKLYPKYDRFLPNLVGYLDPSDTVIDVGANVGDTLAGMFNHNPLMNYICIEPDDEFFDFLVSNINIIRGFDGRLKALAIKSLIGKDVANVQLDGTSGSKHAILNVGGEINSKSLDLVIEEAPHTRVCLLKTDVDGFDYDVLNSASSTIKKYKPIIFFELQYSDAAQKNGFRETLESLLSEGYNDFTIFDNFGEVMFRSSQIREIIQLMEYIWRQNLGLANRTIYYFDILAAVRPADSLVIDAALSNY